One Streptomyces sp. NBC_00102 DNA segment encodes these proteins:
- a CDS encoding DUF47 domain-containing protein: MRFRLTPRETSFYDMFSASADNIVTGSKLLMELLGADSSSRAEIAERMRAAEHAGDDATHAIFHQLNSSFITPFDREDIYNLASSLDDIMDFMEEAVDLVVLYQVEELPKGVEQQIEVLARAAELTAEAMPGLRTMDNLTEYWIEVNRLENQADQIHRKLLAHLFNGKYDAIEVLKLKQIVDVLEEAADAFEHVANTVETIAVKES; encoded by the coding sequence GTGCGCTTTCGTCTGACCCCCAGGGAGACGAGCTTCTACGACATGTTCTCCGCATCAGCGGACAACATCGTCACGGGCTCGAAACTCCTTATGGAACTGCTCGGAGCGGATTCTTCCTCCCGAGCCGAGATCGCGGAGCGCATGCGGGCGGCGGAGCACGCGGGGGACGATGCCACCCACGCGATCTTCCACCAGCTGAACTCCTCCTTCATCACGCCGTTCGACCGTGAGGACATCTACAACCTCGCGTCGTCGCTCGACGACATCATGGACTTCATGGAGGAGGCCGTCGACCTGGTGGTTCTGTACCAGGTCGAGGAGCTTCCGAAGGGTGTCGAGCAGCAGATCGAGGTGCTGGCCAGGGCGGCGGAGCTGACCGCCGAGGCCATGCCGGGGCTGCGGACCATGGACAACCTCACCGAGTACTGGATCGAGGTCAACCGGCTGGAGAACCAGGCGGACCAGATCCACCGCAAGCTGCTCGCCCACCTCTTCAACGGCAAGTACGACGCCATCGAGGTGCTGAAGCTGAAGCAGATCGTCGACGTGCTGGAAGAGGCGGCCGACGCGTTCGAACACGTCGCCAACACGGTGGAGACCATCGCGGTCAAGGAGTCCTGA
- a CDS encoding metal-sensitive transcriptional regulator produces MTTTEANAQRGPTPPDPAGRPAGIATDHDRGIHGYHHQKDEHLKRLRRIEGQIRGLQRMVDEDTYCIDILTQVSASTKALQSFALQLLEEHLRHCVADAAVKGGDEIDAKVDEATKAIARLLRT; encoded by the coding sequence ATGACCACCACCGAGGCCAACGCGCAGCGCGGCCCCACTCCCCCGGACCCCGCCGGCCGGCCGGCCGGGATCGCCACCGACCACGACCGGGGCATCCACGGCTACCACCACCAGAAGGACGAGCACCTCAAGCGGCTGCGCCGGATCGAGGGCCAGATCCGCGGCCTCCAGCGCATGGTGGACGAGGACACCTACTGCATCGACATACTCACCCAGGTCTCGGCGTCCACCAAGGCGCTGCAGTCCTTCGCGCTCCAGCTGCTGGAGGAGCACCTCCGCCACTGCGTCGCCGACGCCGCCGTCAAGGGCGGGGACGAGATCGACGCGAAGGTCGACGAGGCCACCAAGGCCATCGCCCGCCTGCTTCGCACCTGA